A segment of the Arachis hypogaea cultivar Tifrunner chromosome 5, arahy.Tifrunner.gnm2.J5K5, whole genome shotgun sequence genome:
aaccatgggtgatgcctccagacgattagccatgcgagtgacagccgcagaggatcattttcccgagaggattgaaagtagccaccgctgatggtgaacccctatacacagcttgccatggaaaggagtaagaaggattgacttgaagcagtaggagagcaggcgtccttgagccatacaatatctccattcgcttatctgaaattcccaccaatgaatctgcatgagtactctatcccttttattatttcttctttttattattaattttcgaaaccataaacaatttaatctgcctaactgagatttacaaggtgaccatagcttgcttcataccaacaatctctgtgggatcgacccttactcacgtaaggttattacttggacgacccagtacacttgctggctagttgaacggagttgtgttcactcgtgccaatttcaaattccataattttacaattacgtgcaactacaACACCAAGTTGATGAAtgcaacttaaagaatagtgatcacaatttcgtccaccaatgaaTCCTCAATTATGTactttctttttttggattgtgtcctgaaaataaaaaaattatgaatcagaCAAATACAACAATATTGATGATGAGATACTCTCGAAAGCAGTGTATACTTTTTGGCAAGAGTGTGaattttttcctttgatttttgtttttgaattggtAACGATTCTTCACTTCTGAAATTAAATGAGAAACCCTCTGTTaatacattaaattttgatagaaaGTGATGATAATTTTAGAATCTTACTCATCATTGGATTCACTTTTGCTTTCTGAACTGGAATCCTCTAAAATCTGCTTCCTCTTTCTGGATTTCATTCTAGAAAgcaaacaatcattagaaaaaaaCACCCTAAAATTGACAAAACAGACCCAAAAATACTACTTACTTTTTCGCCGTCCTTTTGGGTTGTTTCCTTCTAGGTTCCTCTAAGTCTTCATCTGACTCAGACTCAgtgaaaaaatcaaattcagTCTCTGATGGATCACTCTGAGACAATGAACTTGgcttctttttttgtttcttttcttctttcttttattttttttatttttttcaatttcttttttgtttctgcCATCTTAACGATGCCCTGAAACAGTAGAAATGTTAGTTTATAGCATCTACATAAATAAAACACACCCAAATTAGAGAATGTATTCTGTTTGCTTACTATATGAACATCTATCTCTGCTCTCATCCTTGCAACCAACTGCTCTCTATTCCAGTTGCTAACCCAGGGTAGTCAAgggttttcttctcctttcttgtcCTTGTTTTTTGCTAGATGGAAATAGATTATCTTCAAGGCATAGAGACATCCGTcgattgattttttcttttttagacgGTAATTTGTTATGCCTTTGATGACAAAATTCAGCATATGGACTTCCCAGTTGCCCTCCGTTATTTTCTTCATCCCAAAAATGGTAGCTATGTGCACAAGAGATACTTTGCTTATTGTAGTTGGCAACAAGAATGCCATCtgaatatagaggatgaaaatcctcttgaacatcaggcaATCTTGTtcattttcaacaccaatactcatCATGTCATCGGTCAGCTTCTTTAGAGTGTTGCTTTGGAACCTTCTAAAAATCAGTTTGATCTCTTCAGAAAGATTTTTGTAACTCACTTTAttaggaaatagatctcctacaaaaaaaaaaacaatttattaattgAAGTACACCCAAATATCACTCATATTCACCCAAATATGACTCATATACACCTAAATTTATTACTTGATTACATGAGATCAGAATAAGATATTACGAAGAATATATTATAGAGAATTTCTGTAATCAGTTACCTGATGCATTGAGGTCAAGGGCAGCCCCTATTATTTTGGGTTTAACTTTAAAGGAACCATAGCTTGTTTCCAGTGTATTTTTGCCCAATTTAAATGAGTTAGCCAACTCCTTTAATTGTTTGTGAGGCACATTCATTGGCGGGATGTGCATGAGTCAACCAAAACCTAATTCATGAACGATCGCTTTCTTTGGCTCGctcatctttttaaaattttcactcAATAGTCTGGTGGCACACTTCAagtctttggtttgctgtaaacaaagcaaaattagagtCATTTAAATAACCTATATTTGTATTAGGAAAAATTGACTTGTTCTAAGATATAGATATATGCGCTTACATTGTATTTTTTTCCAccttggttcttggttgtcatttttactgcaaggaaaaagaaatactgtcaatacataaaaaatacacccaaatatcagaAACATACATCCAAAAATCAGTCACGTACACCTAAATACCAGCCACATAAATCCAAATCCAATCCTATACAcattttgttttttcaattaaACGAAATTAAACgagttcaaaatcatattcaactcaaccaaacatgcataaaatgacaTTATATGAGTTCAGAATGATATTTAAGTTCAAAATGCTGCTAGAAGCACCAATCACATTCAATAATGACATATACACCCAGAAATGCGCCATACAGAGTTTATATGTATAGAAACCTActtaaaaaatatccaaacatgcacaaaacagagtttatatatatactaaaaataatttcagTAGAAATACGTAAAACAACGTAAACGACTTCCAGAACAGTAATATGAGATATAAACCAAGAACAGTGAAACAAAGAGAGAAATACGACGATATAATGCTTCGATTTcgaaatcaaaaatagaaatgtGAAAAACCTAGAAGAAAAATGATACAGTACCTTGAATAGTGTTtgttccttctttttggactttTTTTTAATGGAGatttgtatgtttttttcttgatttcttttactttttgcgAGGAATTGGACGGTTTTTTCAGagctttgtttgattttaaacgTGGCTTGAATCTCAAGGGTTTgggtattgattgaggaagaagagaaagagtctTTCATAATAAGTGCGCTTTGGAAAAACAAAACGGTTGAGTAAGGCATGTGGTTTTTATGCTCAGAGTGTGGTGCGCGTCGGTTTTGTTGGGTTTGGGCCAACTTGTAAAACTTATAagccaaaaaaatttatatatgtagTAGGTgtgtttatattattaatatcttatttgttaatttttagtGTTCATGTAGTATAATTGATATGAtatgatttttatatataatatacaaaTAGTTGTTCCTAAATTGACATCtttattactaatataaatatCTCATTCCCTAATATTGTGATGAGTTTTCTTGCAATACAAACCAGCTAAGTTTGAAGGAAACAAAATCGAGTTACTCAATTCGTAAGCTTTTACCTGTCTTCGTAATTCATAAatgaaataataaacaaatattcgTTAAATTTTGTTAGTACTTTTATGTGTATGCATTCGGCACGAAGAACAGTCCAACGAATTTTGGAagttgtttttctcatttttgtttTGTAACTAGAAAATATCAGTGATGAAATTAACATTGATAAAGTTTTAAGTTTGCCACTCAATACTAACACATTGTTTAGTAGGAGGGGATTGGTGTAGTATCTAAAAGGTAAAGTCTAACTtattaaaaaacattaaaaattaatatttaattttaaaaatataaaaataaattaaaacaaaaagcgTCATATAATAAGTACTATAGAATTCACTTTATATACTAAAATGACAGAGATTTCTCTCTCTTATTCAATCatttagtttgaattttaaataatatagaaTCACTTGTATTATTAGAGTCTTGTTTCTCAAATCAATAATGTTTTAAAGATAATAAAAGATCAGTTCAAtcaatctaaaattattttatttaatatttattaattattataattatataattttagatctaataaatatataattataaatattatatatataaaatagtaaatattaaattaaataagataaccTTAACTATTTTTTCTCAATATCATTCTTCATTTCATAAAAATGTCTAGCCCAATATATATTTCTTAAGAAGTAAGAAGCAATTAAAATTGTTTCATAACCTTGAAATTCACATTTCACCAACCAACTCAATAAGAATATTGCTTCTGCTTGGTGTTGTACTCTTTAGTCAAATCCCTACGTTTTATGAATACCAATTTAGTGAACAACATAACTCATTCCCACTTATAATAGTAAGCCTTTTTTTTGTCCTCTCTTATTGTCAACTATGTCCAAAGCAAATAATGTGAATGGAAATCTAATGGAGAAGAGAAATAATAGTAGTAACAAAGAGTCACAGAAATCATTGTTGAACCACCAAAGATTTTTCCCCAAACACCACAACAAAGTGCACCCAATTAAGCTTCAGAGAAGCTCTTCTCCATCTCCATCGTTGTTGTCATCACAAAACTCAGATGATTCTTTGTCCCTACTTGATGAGAATATTTCATTGACTCTGCATttggcttctccataccaaagAATGGTAATTAATGAACATGAAGTTCAGCTAAGTCCACCACAACAGATCAATAAGAATGAATCTGGTGAATTGAAAAGGTGCAACTGGATCACAAACAACTGTGGTATGATAGATCAATTTCATTCTTTAGCTTATTTGATTTAATATTCtctttcatttactttaatttaatttgttgcaCGGATACTTCAAAACTGATGACATCTAGTattcaatttataaatattttactaatAGTTTTATTATTGTCTTAggacttgtttgggtgagcttttattaaaaagattttttttgagttatcattttttttaaaaatttatgaaaaaaaaagtaattttatgtttggatatctcattcaaaaagatctttttatttatcaattatgtttgggtataacaatataaaatatttttttatttatttattacatgaaaaacatcttttcttttaaaaaaaatatcttttaaaaaaaatgtaaattacagcttctcaaaaaagatgtttttttttatttttttagtatttttacttttaccgttagaaatttgtcaaatacactaaaaaataaaaaaaattattaaaaaatattttttttactaaaataatgGTGTCCAAACAAACACTTAGTGTTTTACTTTGAAATAACTAAACTCTTGCAATGCTTTATTATGCCACCTAATTTGGAGATTTTGACCAAAACATATATGTTTattcaagaagaaaaagtaaaGATGCATTTGacttacatttttattttttatttttataattttgtgaagaataaaaaaaatatgaggtaaatagaaaaaatataattttattatttttgttatttttttataaaataaaaaaataaaaaatactaaaaacaaaaaaaaatgaaaacacaaaCCAGATACATCTTAATAATCTtatactttgtttttttttttattttctttggttTAATATTTTCGAGAAGCAAGATCGGAATTAATATAGAGATCTTAGCTTGTGCAGATAAGGCTTACATAGAATTTCATGACGTGTGGTGGGGAGTTCCAACCTATGATGACAAGTAAGTAGCATTTCTGCATTATGCTACAACTTTTGTGTCTTTCAAaagggaattttttttttttttaagtgaagTTAGGTGAAGAGCAAAATTTGTAACCGTTGGAGCTGCTTGTAAATGCTATTTCTACAACTCACCGGACTTCTAAAACAACTCACACATGGTTCTTCATACAAAATTCTTAATTTCTTGAATCATGGACACAGCAAATTGTTCGAGCTGCTTGTAATGTCGGGGTTGCTGATGGATTACAATTGGACAGAAATTCTGAAAAGAAGGGAAATTCTTAGGTAAATGATTTGTATGTATGCATGTGCTGTTTGATTCTTAATTACACTAACTTGTCTATATAATTAATGATTGCAAAAAACAGAGCAGTTTTTGGTGGATTTGATCCTAATATTGTTGCCAAGATGGAGGAGACCGAAATCAGGGAGATAGCTTCAAACAAAGCAACTTTCTCAGCGGAATGCAGAGTTAGGTGCATTGTAGACAATGCCAAATGCATCATCAAGGCTAGTACAAATCAACCCCCGATCTATgcaaattttagattttattctCGATAAAGTACAAAGTGATTgtgtcattaaaaaataaaaattattcatatatcCTTACAATAATTAACACTTCTTCTCATTatctttttatgattttaatagaaaaaatattattttattctctaatATTTCGGTTAAATTATAACTTTATCTATTATGCGGAGTcttatttttgtccaaaatattttatttcgttttatttttgtcctttagtcaaaattaaattttttcttttaaaaatattttttttattatgatcttcttattcatattattttttactttcacttttaaatTACTAAAACCACTACTATGACTATTAATGATTGCTTTGGTCAACCTTCttctaattgaaataaattatgtttaattattctgttaatagtatagttttattaaatttgtaattgaatatattttaaagCTTTCAATTATGTGTctacactatttttaattttgtaattagatccttatcatattaaaaaatattagaattaataaaatattttttcacaaattaaaaatacctACAATTAAGAATATAATTAGATCTTTGgccatataattttttaaaaaatattctattaatataatatggacctaattacaaaattcaAAATGGCATAGGGACCCTATTAAAAGCTTTTAAAGTATGGAGACTTAAAtacaaatttggtaaaactatagagattgacaaaataattaaatcaaattgttAATTATATATTCTTAGGGTAAACTACCAAAATGGTACACAAAAGTTCACCATCACTGACAACAACAATTCCAATAGATACAAATGACAAATAAGTTTTCGAATAATTTAAAATGAGACAAAAATAACTAGATAtcgaatatatattaaaaaattttagagatcaaattttgatataattttttataaatattattaaaaaatatgatcttttcttctttaaaatttggtaattttacgTCAAGTGATtttttcaaaatgaaaaaaaaaatcgtaaaacttttttgaaaattaaaaaaaaaattttagagatcAAAATTTGATCTATATTTAAAATGGATAAATTGTTTgctaaatacaaaaattttttctgccacttataaaaaatataatatctaTTAGTTAGTTATGTTGCATTTTCAAATTATTCAATGGCTTATATGTTATTTGTatctttaagaattatttttgacaacgatataaattttgtaataccattttaataatttatcctatattttttatttccaaattcttaagaataattatttttcatattttcactTGGTGCTTTGATACGTTTTGGTAGTATTTCATGACTATTTTAGgggaaattatataaaattttttttaaaaagttgcaATATTTGGTTGTTTCAACCATTAgattacaaaattttattcaagataacttgatgaaaaatattaaattaaattaaagaaacataattaaaaattaagtcAAACTATAAGGTCTTATAGTATAATAAAataatcttgaaaaaaaaaatggagaacCTATTCTAGAagtgaatttctttttttttttcccctgTATAATGCCATAAATATGTTTAAATGTAATATGTTAAATTCATGTCAAGACAAATAATATCTTGAATTACTTTGATTTGATGAATTTACATTTATAGTTATTCTGCTTTTGATTCTCCACAGATTGTGAAGGAACGTGGATCATTCAGTAGTTACATATGGGGTTATGTAAATCACAAGCCATTAAACAACAAATATAAATTGCCAAGAGATGTTCCACCAAGGACTCCCAAAGCAGATACGATAAGCAAGGATCTCATAAAGCGAGGATTCAGATTCTTGAGTCCAGTCATAGTCTACTCTTTCATGCAGGCTGCAGGGTTAACCAACGATCATCTTTTGGATTGTTATAGACACAATCAATGTGTAAGGCTAGCAGAAAGATCTTGGAGACATATTTAAATTAAGTTGGAACTTTTActttattgtttaattattttgaattttattataagGTATATATTAATAAGTTTTCCAAACGTGTAGCATGAAAGATACATTGTTTTGTTTGCTGGATTTTATTGGGCTTCATATATAGGgtcaattttcttcttctcttattaTTATATGGCTCCATTATGTATGGTGCAGGGCTATTTCACCAGAAATTATATTTCTAGCTTCGCTTTCGGGCTTTTGTTCCATTTgaatatatatcaaaatatataaatgaaataaattagaTGGTCATGTCAGCCTTGAACATGTGATTTAAAATGTTTTTGACAGTACAAGTTTTAATAAAACTATGTTATAATCACTTTGAGAATCAACGGCTTTCAGAATCTCTAGCTAAAGGTTTTTAAATCATGAAACATCACAACGTAGCTAGAGAAATTATTCTCTAGCGGAGATATGATTCTCCCATTGTTTTCAAGAAATAGGAATTTTCTAAGTTAGAGATAAGATTCTCTTATTTACAGAATAAATGTTATTCTAAGTTTAGAAAATCGATTCTTCAAGCtaagaattcaaatttcagcttatAACGGTTAGTTAGAGATACGATTCTCTTATAGTCAAATGGGTATGACAAATGGCTCATTTCTACCAACTTTACAATTGATACAAAGTTTTTGGAGGCCTATAAATATAGGCAAATGAGTTATATAAATTAATCAAGACATTTCTAAATTCATACATACTGATTTCTACATATTTACAAAGTGATTTTATACAAATTTGTGAGATACACAAAGTTTGATTCATAAGCTTAATTTGTAACCATCCACTCTTTCAAGAGAGTTTTCAatgtttattttttgatattgtaAAAGAAGAGTTTTGTAGCTTTTTTTGTTCTTAAAGTTGTGACTACTTCAAATTTTACTTAGACGGCCTAAAGAGGAATATGTCAAGTTGAATTGTGATGAAAGTGTATTTGTGGATTGGAGTGTGGTAGGCTTTGGTTATGTTATATGCGATAACTTGGAAAGATGGTTGCAAGGACCCTTTGGACGTGTTTCAGAAATCAATGCCTTGAAAGCTGAATTGTTTAGAATTTGGTGGGGTCTTATAAAAGTTTGTGAAGCAGGATTTAGATGGTTGAATGTGAAACTAACTATGTTGAAACATTCAATTTGGTTAAAATTTGGCATCTTGCAACAGATCATATTGAGACAAGGGTTCTTGAGAAAATCTTTGAGCTCAAGCAAAGAAATTGGTTAATCAAGTTTTCTTTCATTCAGAGAGTAGCGAACTTGATGAAGATCTACTAGCCAAGAATGGTGCTAA
Coding sequences within it:
- the LOC112801692 gene encoding uncharacterized protein isoform X1, with protein sequence MSKANNVNGNLMEKRNNSSNKESQKSLLNHQRFFPKHHNKVHPIKLQRSSSPSPSLLSSQNSDDSLSLLDENISLTLHLASPYQRMVINEHEVQLSPPQQINKNESGELKRCNWITNNCACADKAYIEFHDVWWGVPTYDDNKLFELLVMSGLLMDYNWTEILKRREILRAVFGGFDPNIVAKMEETEIREIASNKATFSAECRVRCIVDNAKCIIKIVKERGSFSSYIWGYVNHKPLNNKYKLPRDVPPRTPKADTISKDLIKRGFRFLSPVIVYSFMQAAGLTNDHLLDCYRHNQCVRLAERSWRHI
- the LOC112801692 gene encoding uncharacterized protein isoform X2 produces the protein MSKANNVNGNLMEKRNNSSNKESQKSLLNHQRFFPKHHNKVHPIKLQRSSSPSPSLLSSQNSDDSLSLLDENISLTLHLASPYQRMVINEHEVQLSPPQQINKNESGELKRCNWITNNCDKAYIEFHDVWWGVPTYDDNKLFELLVMSGLLMDYNWTEILKRREILRAVFGGFDPNIVAKMEETEIREIASNKATFSAECRVRCIVDNAKCIIKIVKERGSFSSYIWGYVNHKPLNNKYKLPRDVPPRTPKADTISKDLIKRGFRFLSPVIVYSFMQAAGLTNDHLLDCYRHNQCVRLAERSWRHI